A genomic region of Candidatus Rhabdochlamydia sp. T3358 contains the following coding sequences:
- a CDS encoding mannose-1-phosphate guanylyltransferase/mannose-6-phosphate isomerase, producing the protein MKAIILAGGSGTRLWPYSRREMPKQFLHFGEKRSLLQKTIERFIPIIDPKDILIVTSQGYFHLVKTQAMEISFHLENQILIEPEQKNTAPAIALAICYLTSFLEVSPQECVLICSSDHLISPQEIFINALVGAEKIAQEARNVIFGVRPNKPETGYGYIKLGEQDQENIYHVDKFVEKPDFALAQKYLLSGQYLWNAGIFLFQIKNLMEELQKYCPEIGMRISGDFKEFVTSFSELPSLSIDYALMEKSTNTKVVRLDLNWSDVGSWDSVYDFLEKDQHNNAKMGNVLDIDTKNCLIMGNKRLISTIGLEDLIVVETADALFIGKKGESQRVKALVEQLQKQEAKESYLHPTSHRPWGHFTVLEEAERYKLKRIVVEPKQRLSLQMHYHRSEHWVVVKGTAKVTIDQQETILSENESIFVPKRAIHRLENPGKVLLELIEVQVGEYVGEDDIIRLEDIYQRT; encoded by the coding sequence ATGAAAGCCATCATTTTAGCAGGCGGTAGCGGAACAAGATTATGGCCTTATTCTCGTAGAGAGATGCCTAAACAATTTTTACATTTTGGGGAAAAGCGTTCTTTATTACAAAAGACAATTGAGCGATTTATTCCTATTATTGACCCAAAGGATATTTTAATTGTAACCAGCCAAGGTTATTTTCATTTAGTGAAAACACAAGCAATGGAAATTTCTTTTCATTTGGAAAATCAGATTTTAATAGAACCAGAACAAAAAAACACAGCGCCTGCTATTGCACTTGCTATTTGTTACTTAACCTCTTTCTTAGAAGTTTCTCCTCAGGAATGTGTTTTAATTTGTTCCTCAGACCATCTGATTTCCCCTCAGGAGATATTCATCAATGCTTTAGTCGGAGCGGAAAAAATCGCGCAAGAAGCAAGAAATGTGATTTTTGGTGTGCGTCCTAATAAACCAGAAACAGGTTATGGTTACATTAAATTAGGCGAGCAAGATCAAGAAAACATCTATCATGTGGATAAGTTTGTAGAAAAACCCGATTTTGCTCTAGCGCAGAAATACCTACTTTCAGGTCAATATTTATGGAACGCTGGTATTTTTCTATTTCAAATTAAAAATCTTATGGAAGAACTTCAAAAGTATTGCCCAGAAATTGGTATGAGAATTTCAGGGGATTTCAAAGAGTTTGTAACTAGTTTTTCTGAGCTACCAAGTCTTTCTATTGATTATGCCTTAATGGAAAAATCCACTAATACAAAAGTTGTGCGCTTAGATCTTAATTGGTCAGATGTAGGATCTTGGGATAGTGTGTATGATTTTCTAGAAAAAGATCAGCATAATAATGCAAAAATGGGAAACGTTTTAGATATAGATACCAAAAACTGTTTAATTATGGGAAACAAGCGTTTGATTTCTACTATTGGGTTAGAGGATTTAATCGTTGTGGAAACTGCAGATGCATTATTTATTGGGAAAAAAGGAGAATCTCAAAGAGTAAAGGCTTTAGTAGAACAGTTGCAAAAGCAAGAGGCTAAGGAATCTTATTTACATCCTACATCACACCGTCCTTGGGGTCATTTTACTGTATTAGAAGAGGCAGAGCGCTATAAATTAAAAAGAATCGTAGTGGAGCCTAAACAACGGCTCAGTTTGCAAATGCATTATCATCGTAGCGAACATTGGGTAGTGGTAAAAGGAACAGCTAAGGTTACAATTGATCAACAAGAAACTATTCTGTCTGAAAATGAAAGCATTTTTGTGCCTAAAAGAGCAATCCATCGCCTAGAAAATCCTGGTAAAGTGTTACTAGAGTTGATAGAGGTTCAAGTAGGTGAATACGTGGGAGAGGATGATATTATTCGCCTGGAGGATATCTATCAAAGAACATGA